In Terriglobales bacterium, a single genomic region encodes these proteins:
- the trpC gene encoding indole-3-glycerol phosphate synthase TrpC translates to MPVTLDELVAAARRRVEQAKAAGDSSQLSARAEQHAPRGLRRSLERALPAGPAVIAELKKASPSRGTIRGSFPVARLAVELEQGGAAALSVLTEEEHFQGSLANLCEASAATHLPCLRKDFVVDEFQVLEARANRADAVLLIAAALSGAELKALARRARELGLDALCEVHDEREAERAAAAECELIGVNSRDLRTFQVDLGTLERLAPRLPAGALRVAESGLRSGDDLRKLRDLGYQAFLIGETLMRAESPGEALRRLIAQAKAPPLGALGVVSWRAGTKD, encoded by the coding sequence ATGCCGGTGACTCTGGACGAACTCGTGGCTGCGGCGCGGCGCCGGGTGGAGCAGGCCAAGGCGGCCGGCGACTCCAGCCAGCTCTCCGCGCGGGCGGAGCAGCACGCGCCCCGCGGCTTGCGCAGGAGCCTGGAGCGGGCGCTGCCGGCGGGGCCGGCGGTGATCGCGGAGTTGAAGAAGGCGTCGCCGTCTCGGGGGACGATCCGGGGCAGCTTCCCGGTGGCGCGGCTAGCGGTGGAACTGGAGCAGGGTGGAGCAGCGGCCCTCTCTGTGCTCACCGAGGAGGAGCACTTCCAGGGCTCGCTGGCAAACCTGTGCGAGGCCTCGGCGGCCACCCACCTTCCCTGCCTGCGCAAGGATTTCGTCGTGGACGAGTTCCAGGTGCTGGAAGCGCGGGCGAACCGCGCGGATGCGGTGCTGCTGATCGCGGCCGCGCTGAGCGGCGCGGAGCTCAAGGCGCTGGCGCGCCGGGCGCGGGAGTTGGGCCTGGACGCGCTCTGCGAGGTCCACGATGAGCGCGAAGCGGAGCGCGCGGCAGCGGCCGAGTGCGAACTGATCGGGGTGAACAGCCGCGACCTGCGCACCTTCCAGGTGGACCTGGGGACGCTGGAGCGGCTGGCGCCGCGGCTGCCCGCGGGGGCGCTGCGGGTGGCGGAGAGCGGCCTGCGCTCCGGCGACGACTTGCGCAAGCTGCGCGACCTGGGCTACCAGGCCTTCCTGATCGGGGAGACGCTGATGCGGGCGGAGTCGCCGGGGGAGGCGCTGCGGCGGCTGATCGCCCAAGCCAAGGCCCCGCCTCTGGGCGCGCTGGGCGTGGTCTCGTGGCGGGCAGGGACGAAGGACTGA